The Sus scrofa isolate TJ Tabasco breed Duroc unplaced genomic scaffold, Sscrofa11.1 Contig958, whole genome shotgun sequence genomic interval AAAACCCTTAAAGATAATTGGCATATacagtagacacatgaaaagatgctcaacatcacttattagagaaatgcacatcaaaactgcaatgagggaCCACCCCACACTGGTCTgtgtggccatcattaacaagtctgccaataacaaaggctggaaaggaggtagagaaaagggaaccctctgacactgctggtgggaatgtgaattggtacaattACTATGAAGAagagtatagaggtacctcagaaaactaaaaatagaattgccatatgaaacagcaatcctactcctggacatatatctggataaaactataattcactaagatacatgcacccctgtgttcctTGCAGcaacattcacaatagccaagacatgaaaacaaccaggatgtccatcaacagaggaatggattatgaagatatggtacatatatatgatggaaaactcctcagccaccaaaaaaaagaacaaaataatgtcatttgcagcaacatggatgcaactagacattctcatactaagtgaggtaagtcagaaaaagacaaataccctacaATATCACGTaaatgtgcaatctaaaatatggcacaagtgagcctatctacaaaacagaaacagactcacagacatagggaacagactcatggttgtcaaggtggagggggaaggagtgggagggactgggagtttggggtgagtagatgccaactattctattcagaatggataagcgatgaggtcctactgtacagcacagggaactctatctaatctcctgggctataccatgatggaaagtaataCAGAACATAATGCATATATacttatgactgggtcacttggctgtacagccgaaattgtcacaacattgtaaatatactATAATTTCATTTACAGAGATAATTGCATAAAAAATGCTATCTGATTATAACCATTTGAGTTTAATTTATACTCCTGTGAGTGTGGTTTTAGCTCTTTGGAACTACACTGCAAATCAAGGTAATTTCTTGTACTGTATATGCAGAAGATGCAGTGTATTTCAGTGCTTTTTTTGTGtcctttaattagaaaaatattttaagtcactGCTCTTTGATGGTGGTTTCCtgcatcctagttcttcctctttttttttttttttttttgaatttaacgtagtcctttcagtatttcttttagaatgggttttgtattgctatattcttttagcttttgtttgttggagaaattttttatttccccatctattttaaatgatattcttgctggatagagtatcctaggttgcatattttttggaaaatagtatggaggtaccttagaaatctatacgtagaactaccatatgatccagcaatcccactcttgggcatatatctggacaaaacgttccttaaaaaagatgcatgcaggagttcccctcgtggcgcagtggttaatgaatccgactggataccatgaggttgcgggttcggtccctgcccttgctcagtgggttaacaatccggcgttgccgtgagctgtggtgtaggttgcagacacagcttggatcccaagttgctgtggctctggcgtaggctggtggctacagctccaattcgacccctagcctgggaacctccatatgccgcaggagcggcccaagaaatagcaaaaaggaaaaaaaaaaaaaaaaaagatgcatgcacccatatgttcattgcagctctattcacaggagccaagacatgggaacaacacacatgtccatcaacagatgattggataaggaaaatgtggtatatatacacaatggaatactgttcagccataaaaaagaacaaaataatgccatttgcagcaacatggatggaactagagactctcatcctgagtgaaatcagtctgaaagagaaagaccaatcccttatgatatcactcatatctggaatctaatatacagcacaaaggaacctttccaaagaaaataaaatcatagacttggagaatagacttatggttgcccagggggaggggagggagtgggagggattgggagtttagggttaacagatgcaaactattgcttttggaatggattaacaatgagaatcaaaaaaaaaaaaaggtaatcatCAATAGAAATCAGGCTTTTATGTTCATGAAACTAAGAAAGTGACTTgaataaatgacaatgaaattttcttcataaacaaaaataagaaagaaaaatatttttaaagacagaagaattttttttttgtctttttgccatttcttagggtgctcctgcagcatatggagtttccaggctaggggtctaatcagagctgtagccgccagcctacaccagagccacagcaatgtggaatccgagccacgtctgcatcctacaccacagctaacggcaacaccagatccttaatctaacctactgaacaaggccagggatcgaacctgcaacctcatggttcctagtcggattcattaactactgcaccgcaatgggaactccatactttttttccatATTACTCATTCGAAAGATGGGGACAGATATTTTACTGTGTGCATGGATTTGCTATCTACAAATGTCCTTATTTCCCTAATATTCTTTCTCCTCATGCCTCTAAAATTAtctgtataaagaaaaaagtctatgTTCTTCTCATCAATGAAGAAGAGCTAACTATTGAGAGATACTGCTGAAGGCACTGTGGTGTATGGTCTTCAAGCATGAAAAACGTATTCATGAATTGCTAAATTCCAAAGTATGGATACTTATCTGGGTGCCCCAACATTGTTTGGTTTATTcaaccctttcttctttttcaaaaggtgCCCCCTCAACATGGAACCACAGAATCATACACATTCCTCAGAATTCTTCCTCCTGAGCCTCTCAGATGATCCAGACCTAGAGCCCCTTCTCTTTGGGCTcttcctgtccatgtacctggtgaCCCTgcttgggaacctgctcatcatcctggctgtcacctctgattcccacctccacacacccatgtacttcttcctttccaatctgtccTTGGCTGACATCAGTATCAGCACCACCACTGTCCTCAAGATGCTAGTGAACCTCCAGACACACAGCAAATCCATCACCTATGCAGGCTGCCTAACACAAGTGatgctttttgctctttttgcctgTTTGGAGAGTCTACTTCTGAcagtcatggcctatgaccgatTGGTGGCCATTTGTCACCCCCTACACTACCTGGTCATAATGAACCCCCGCCTCTGTGGCTTCTTAGTCCTGCTGTCATTTTCCGTCAGCCTTTTGGACTCCCAGTTGCACTACCTGATGATGTCACAGCTCACCTTCTGTGCTGATGTGGAaatccctcatttcttttgtgaACTTTCTCAGCTCCTCAGTCTTGCCTGTTCTGACATCTCCATcaatattatattaatgtatTTCATTGGTACAATCTTGGCTGGAATTCCATTCTCAGGGATCCTTTACTCTTATACTCaaattcttttctccattctcaGAATCTCATCATCAGGAGGCAGGTATAAAgtcttctccacctgtggctcccacctgtccattgtttgcttgttttttggaaCAGGCCTTGGGGTGTACCTCAGCTCAGCTGTCTCATCTTCCTCCAGGAAAGGGGCAGTGGTCTCcttgatgtacactgtggtcataCCTATGCTGaatcccttcatctacagcctaaGAACAGGGACATCAAGCACGCCCTATGGAGGATTATCACCAGAGTAGGCTAATCTGAACACATGAGTGATTTGGGGGGTTCATAAGATTGGAAaaggcaggaattcccattatggctcagtgtaaacatacctgactagtacccacgaggatgcagtttcaatccctggccccattcagtgggttaaagatccagccttacCAGGAGctcaggtgtaggtcacagactcacctaggatctagtgttactgtggctgtggcacaggccacaatttgactcctatcctgggaactaccatatgcttcACATGaatccctaaaaaggaaaaaaagactggaaaaggcAGTAAAATCAAACATATGCAACAAGAAATTCTGAATCTGCAGTCACCCACTGTATATGTACCTATTTGTCCCTCTGCTTTCTGTTTACACAATGTTTTCCTGAGCTCCAATTTCAATCCCTCATCTGAGAACTGAAAACCCATATCAAACCAATGCACtctagccaaaaaaataaataaataaaagaaggcttAGAGGAGCCCTACtaaatttttaagttaaacttCAGAGTAGAactaaaatatgatttaagaatagcagtggaatggattgggagcttggggttagtggatgctaactactgcttttggaatggattagcaatgagattctgctgtgtagcactgagaactatgtctagttacttatgacggagcatgataatgcgagaaaaaagaatgtataaatgtatgtgtaacttggtcaacATGCcatacaatagaaaataaaaactgtgttggggaaataatgattaaaaaaagcaaaaaaaaaaaaaagaataacaatgtaTTTGACTTCTGTCATCCTCCTGAATTTTCTCCTCCTCTAACTTCTAGAGCCAATAGTCAAATCCTAAGCCCTTcacacctcctcctccctgaTTTTGTCACAAATCTGACCAGAGTCCTCTAATCCCTCTGTTCATTCgatttttaaagacattgaaAGTGGGGGTGATTGCAGTGTTTAACATTGAGGATATGTCTGCCCTTCTGGGAAGAGGAGGTTTCTTATGAACTGAGGAACACTCTGAGGAACATTCTGAGGCTGGTTCATTGGAACAAAGAGATGTACTGATGACACCAGCTTGTGGAATGTGCTTTACCTTCATGCTTGCTGACATAACTACATAACTCTCTTGCTTCCACTGTCAAAACTTCCTGGCATACTttggggatagaccatgatagaagataacataagaaagggaatgtatgtatatgtatgactgggtcactgtgctgtgcagcagaaattgatacaatactctaagtcaactatacttcaaaaaataaaatatgtgaggaaggaaacaaaacagaacaaaacattcACTAGCATATAGCTGTTCAAATTTTCAGCTGAAAGACCTATTCTTTCCCAGGTCATTCAGGGACCCCACGTTTTGTCATTTCAggtcttttcttcctattttccctGTCTCCAAACTATTAAATTATCTGAACAGTGATGGCTCAGATGATTTGCTTTCCCCACTCTTCAAAACCagttcagaagttccctggttgctcagagggctagggatctgatgttgtcactgccatggcccaGAGCCTGCTGTGGcatgtatttgatccctggcctgaaaaccttagcatgctgcaggtgcagccaaaaaaaaagaaagaaagaaagaaagaaaaaaagaaaacctttcatATACACATTTTGCTCTTACAAGAGGGTCCTAAATGGCTTCTCAATAttcagtttctttccatttacaCCACATTAACTTTTTAAGTGGAACcaaatcttgtatctctttgcttgaAATCttccaatcaggagttcccactgtggtccagtgggtaaaggatccaactgcagcaactcgggtTTTTGTAGAGgtggtggttcaatccctggcctggcccagtggatcaggtagcgtaggtcacagctgtggcttggattcttttCCTGGCCCAGTTACTAACATATGCTATGGATACAgccaaacaaacacacaaaaatttttcCAACTGTTTTCTGATACTCCTAGAGTAAACTTTGAATTCCTTGCCAAGGTCAGTAAGACTGTTCATTATCTAGTCCCTGCTATCCCTTTCCAACTCCTTCACAAGTCCAGGGACCAGTATTATCATCATCAGCACCCCCCCAAGGAATTCATAAGTGTGCATGTTCTGGTCTCACCTTCTGAATTAGAACTGCTATAGGTAGAACCCAAATACTTGTGTTTTAGGAAGTGTTATCAGGTGATTCCACCACACCATAAACTTGAGAACCCACTTGCCTAGATATACGGGTTTTCTTGGAGTTCTTCAAACAGACCATGTTCTTTCCTGCCCCCAGACAAGCACACTTATTTCTCTCTGTCTagaattttcttcccctttccaacTCAACTTTTTACTTCAACGTCAGCCCTTAAATATGCTTTCCTTGGCCTCTCATCTAAATTCTCCTGGTGTTCTCTCCATCAGGTcagtcctctcttcctcttttaataTTACTGCTTTCTGAGTGATCTCACACATGTTTAGTATTATGGAGACAATCTTTGCACAAGCTGCCTCAGCTATTCTTTTCCAGGTTAAACGGATGCATACCAAAAATAGGTTTTGCTCATCTTCCAGTCTGGTCTTGTGTGAGATGTGATAGTGTTGacttaaaaaggcaagaaaataggCAATGTCATTGCCAAGACAAAGGTTGGTAGAAATCTGTTATGAAATCTAGAAAGTTATTGATTGtacaaaagaaaaactgcatCATAGTCCAAGAGGTATGAATACTTTATCCAAAACTCTAGCAGTTGGAGTCAAGGTTATTGCAACAATGGAGAGATATTGAACTCATCTCCACTGAATCAAAAGGTgagatgattttttatttttttacatctgCATAAACGTTCTGGGGCATAGGGAagtgccccaggctaggggtgaattagaagctgcagctgcagcctctgccagaacttgtggcaacaccaggtccttaacccactgagggagggcaaggatggaacctgtatcctcactgaggataacatcaagtccttaacctgatgaaccacaatggaaGCTCCAAAAATGAGAGGATTTTTAAAGCTGAGGCTAGCTAATGGAAAAGCACCGGGAGATATTAGGGGAGGGAGGTTGTTGATATGATTAGTCTGTCTGTGATTGCTACTTGCTGCCTATTGAATTTAGGCTCATACCATCCACAGAAGCTAGGAGATAGATGTATCACTTGATGATTATATTTCAAAgggataactttaagaaaatcatttctggtttgtaaaaaggacaaaaggctctgagaagatttattcacatttaaaatgagcaaagaaagagTTTGAAAGTTTTCTAACATGGAGTTTCCTTaggctgcagtgggttaatgatccagcattgtcactgttgtggctcaggtcactgttgtggtgcaggttcgaaccATGGCCGGGGAATTTCCGTACGCTACAGGCgtggctgaaaaggaaaaaaatcctcacaTCAGTGCTCTAAGAAAATAGAGGTCAGGAGCAGAAATCAAGTAGAAATGTGTTTAAAGTTTAATCACATTTAGGGGAATGTAAAGGCAGTCTTTGTCAATATATATCCCAAACTTCCACTCTTGTTCCAACTTTGGAAGTCTTGTGTTTTTGAGTATGGGCTGCTCAGCCAACCTCCACACTGAAGCATaagttttaatttatgtttacaAGTAACTTGAGTTCTAGACTCAAAGGGCAGCATTAACACTGGTAGCAAGGCAACAAGTCCAGAATGGCAACTGGGTTCCAGGATCCACAGGGATCTGTGGTGGTGACAGCAGGTCATAGATGAGCTGACCTCCAGAGCACtggtaatactactcagccataaaaaattactaataaggccatgtgcagcaacatagatgcaactagggattctcatattaagtgtggtaagtcagaaagagaaagacaaataccgtatatgccttatatgtggaatctaaaatatggcaccaatgaacctctctatagaacagaaatagactcacagaggttgagaacagacttgtggttgcaaagggggagggggatggagtgggagggactgggagtttggggttgctagatgcaaacttttaaatttagagTGGGTAAgcagtgaagtcctactgtatagcacagggaactctaaccaATCTgttgtgatggaagatgatggaagataacatgaggaaaataatgtattgatataagagactgggtcactttaccatACAGCACatattgacataacattgtaaatcaactataataattttttcacaaagtgaaaataacacaaaaatgtgAAAGCAGCTCTCAGTTAGTGGAATCTTTCCAcggatctgaaaaaaaaggacattagttTATTTGATTGCTTTagacaaccaaaaatatcaagAACAGATCAGCAGAAGTTAGAATTGGCTCccacaatgatttttttccccagtttgcAGGCCCAAGCCTGGTTTCATACTCAAAGCCTCAAAATTAAAGGAATTAAAGTGGAGGCAGGTTCCCCTTTAGGAAGCCCATTGTTGTTCCTCAAAATGGTAACCTCTCTTGGGAACAATCCTTGGTGATAAGTTGATTCCAATAGATGCCAGCCCTGGAGTAGGCTTGGACTCTTCTTTACCATGAtaaatatctatgtatttatatttgcctttcctgccTGCAGTGCCTGGGCAAACACCACCATCCAAAACTAGGCACAATGTCCAATTTCTTTATGGTGAAGAAAATATGAAGACATCCAggaattcccaggtggctcagctggttaaggatctagagttgtcacttttgtggctcaggacactgctgtggtacagattccatcactggcctgggTAATTCTGCacgtcatgggcatggccaaaaaaatcaaacaaataaatatgtccaCTAGTCCTAACATATCCTTCATTACCTGAAGTTGATCAGCGTCCCATACCTAGAGACTGGCAATTCTATGATTCCATTCCCACTCTCCCTATTTGTAATCCAACACTATGTCCTGGCACCAGACTTGAAATTTTGTTCCCTTTCAGTCAGGTTTCATCACCATCTGGACTCTTGTGTTTCCAACTCAATAAATTCACCTGTAAAATTAGGCAACTAGACCCAAAGACTTATTAGCACCTGATCAGTTCTAATACTCTGGGGCTTTCCATTTTCCTATCTCCAGTGATACATTTTCATAGCTTATCTGCAAATGTACAAAACATATGGAAGAAAGTTCAACCTCACTAATAACCAAATAAATAACTCACCCCTCAGTGTATTTTCTATTTGGACATATGACAGGATCTGTTAAACTCTGAGATCTAGAATTTAAGCTCTATGAGGGTAAAGAATCCTGTCCTTTTTCCCCCCTTCACTGCTATGTTGCAGATACTTACAACAGCCTGGCACACCAATGGTGCTCAGTAAGGACTGTCACATAAACACATTTGATAAGAACTAACAAGTGTTGGTGTTGATAAAAGgtggtgtatcttttttttatagctgtacctgcACCATATAGAAGATCttggcctaggggtcaaatcagaactgcagctgaggcctatgccaacTCAGGATCCATAtcctcagcttgtggcaaagacagatccttaaaccagtggGAAAGGCTAATGGCgaatagtcagattcttaactcactgagccacaacaggtactccaatgcattatttcagaatttctcaTTCAACAATAATGAGTCTGTACTTGAAGTGGCTGGTATCAACATGCAGGACTGGAAATGCAAATCGAGGGGccataatggataaataaaaggagggggtgtggagagtaGAATTGAGGATAATCAAGCAATCATCATAAGAGGTTAAGACAACGTCCTCCCAAGGCCAAATTCTGACCAGTGCCACTAATGGAGTATCAGTGAGAAACAAAATTCAATGTGATTAAGAGGCACAATTTCTTGAGCCAACTTCTGCTACGATTGTCAACTCAAAACCCCTGGACCAGTGTTCCCATCACTGAACGCAGGGTATTCTCCCAAGTAGATTTTGTAGAGCCCTCTTGATGTCCCTGTTCcgcaggctgtagatgaaggggttcagcattggggtgaccacagtgtacatcaccgaAGCAACCATACCTCTCCAGGAAGATGGCTCAGAGCTGAGATACACACCAAGACCTGTCCCATAGAACAAAGAAACCACAGACAGGTGAGATGCACAGGTAGAAAATGCCTTGTATTTCCCATGAGCTGATGAGATTCTCAGGATTGAGGAGACAATTCGGGTAGGAGCAAAGGATCCCTGAGAAGGGAACAATGCCAAGAAAGCCAGTCACCAGCTATAGCAGGATGTAATTGACAAGTGTGTCTGAGCAGGCAAGCATGAGGGCCTGAGAGAGTTCACAGTGAAAGTGTGGAATTGCCCAGTTGGAACAGAAGGACAGCCACAACATCAGCAGACTCTGGATCAGGGAGTATGACAAACTGATGACCCATGACAAAAGAACCATTAGACCACAGAGACGGGGGTTCATGATGACGGTGTAGTgcagggggtgacagatggccacaaacctgtcataggccatcacagtgaGAAGAAAAGTATCCATACCtccaaaaaccatgaaaaaatacACCTGTGTGATGCAGCCCGCATAGCTGAtggcttttctctgtgtctggatgttcaccagcatctttgggatggtggtggaagtgaaacagatgtcagccaaggacaggttggagaggaagaagtacatgggggtgtggagatgGGGGTCCGAGCTGATGGCCAGGATAATGAGCAGGTGCCCAAACATGGTGACCACAAACATGGACAGAAAGAGCCCAAATAAGATGGGTTGCTGCTCTGAGTCTTGAGACAGTCCCAGGAGTAAAAATTCTAAAACACTTGTTTGATTTCCTGGTTCCATGCTGCTGATGCCTCAGCTGGATGGCTGAGGAAGGGAAAGAACATGAAATCACCACTGAACAGAATtagagtgggatggaatgggagtttggggttagtggatgcaaactattaaatttagaatggatatgcaatgaggaCTCACTGTATGGCagagggaactatgtccaatctcttgggataaaacctgatggaagataacaggagaaaaagaatgtatatttattgacTGCAGCACTTTGCTGTCCAGGAAAAATTGGCACAActtcgtaaatcaactatactttaatataaaataaaataaattttttcagagTATAGTTTTCACT includes:
- the LOC110259180 gene encoding LOW QUALITY PROTEIN: olfactory receptor 18-like (The sequence of the model RefSeq protein was modified relative to this genomic sequence to represent the inferred CDS: inserted 1 base in 1 codon) is translated as MEPQNHTHSSEFFLLSLSDDPDLEPLLFGLFLSMYLVTLLGNLLIILAVTSDSHLHTPMYFFLSNLSLADISISTTTVLKMLVNLQTHSKSITYAGCLTQVMLFALFACLESLLLTVMAYDRLVAICHPLHYLVIMNPRLCGFLVLLSFSVSLLDSQLHYLMMSQLTFCADVEIPHFFCELSQLLSLACSDISINIILMYFIGTILAGIPFSGILYSYTQILFSILRISSSGGRYKVFSTCGSHLSIVCLFFGTGLGVYLSSAVSSSSRKGAVVSLMYTVVIPMLNPFIYSLXNRDIKHALWRIITRVG